A single Phragmites australis chromosome 4, lpPhrAust1.1, whole genome shotgun sequence DNA region contains:
- the LOC133915492 gene encoding uncharacterized protein LOC133915492 → MSDESPAPVAAGAENSQPAEQAAGGWGGWGLSIFSEISRNAVEVAKSAIDDIQQPPEQEAGPGASGGEEKEKEPEGEEEERRKAAMENLEKASEDSILGQGLKVFDNSVESITTGTWQALGSAWKSGSLFVQKLENSASSLAETIQQGELPSKASGIAPTILEAGKSFTSKGMEVLERVGKETMEFIIEETGMEVDKGSTGEGDQKTEDEQFEEVSFDRCFYIYGGPDQLEELEALSSHYALLFNRKKGKLNAEKKIYYDAKLKEIQQIFSLSTNVEEDGPDSDKGKKIESAATDADAEMKMLTESSVSKAAKMAAGFTTALGGLSTNEIIKRTTNRLETIHSEGVHKLSEMCCLAVSQLLVLGKSVISAANKSKNEDDENDFKFDWPEDSISKAKIIRWKAQSISVDMEKVSTSFATGISDIAETYAAAIQNGLADKQDDLPNQKSVQEKAKSISNLLNSDQTSAVSKLQDALQYLAYVVVCTSMPSV, encoded by the exons ATGTCCGACGAGTCGCCGGCGCCGGTCGCCGCGGGGGCCGAGAACAGCCAGCCCGCAGAACAGGCGGCAGGCGGGTGGGGAGGGTGGGGCCTCTCCATCTTCTCCGAGATCTCCCGCAAC GCGGTGGAGGTCGCCAAGAGCGCCATCGATGACATTCAGCAGCCGCCGGAGCAGGAGGCGGGACCCGGCGCCAGCGGCggggaggagaaagagaaggaaccagagggggaggaggaggagcgccgcAAGGCAGCGATGGAGAACCTAGAGAAGGCAAGCGAGGACTCCATCCTGGGCCAG GGGCTGAAGGTGTTTGATAACTCGGTGGAGAGCATCACGACCGGGACATGGCAAGCGCTCGGGAGTGCATGGAAGAGTGGCTCACTCTTTGTTCAAAA GTTGGAAAATTCAGCTTCAAGCCTGGCTGAAACCATTCAACAAGGAGAACTACCTTCCAAAGCATCTGGGATAGCACCAACCATTTTAGAG GCAGGGAAGTCATTTACATCTAAAGGAATGGAAGTGCTTGAACGTGTTGGAAAAGAGACAATGGAGTTTATCATTGAAGAGACTGGTATGGAAGTTGATAAAGGTAGTACAGGTGAAGGTGACCAGAAGACAGAAGatgagcaatttgaagaagTCTCGTTTGACAGATGCTTCTATATTTATGGAGGACCTGATCAATTAGAG GAGCTGGAAGCACTATCAAGCCACTATGCATTGTTGTTCAATAGGAAGAAGGGAAAACTTAATGCTGAGAAGAAAATATATTATGATGCAAAGCTCAAAGAAATACAACAGATTTTTAGTCTTAGTACCAATGTTGAGGAAGATGGACCAGACTCTGACAAAGGGAAGAAGATTGAATCAGCTGCTACTGACGCTGATGCTGAGATGAAGATGTTAACTGAATCTAGTGTTAGCAAGGCTGCTAAGATGGCTGCTGG GTTCACCACTGCCTTGGGTGGGCTTTCTACAAATGAGATTATCAAACGAACTACTAATAGGCTAGAGACCATTCACTCAGAAGGTGTTCAT AAATTATCGGAGATGTGCTGCCTCGCAGTTTCTCAGCTTCTGGTGCTTGGGAAGTCAGTAATATCTGCTGCCAATAAATCAAAGAACGAAGATGATGAAAACGACTTTAAATTTGACTGGCCTGAAGATTCTATTTCAAAAGCTAAAATAATCCGATGGAAGGCGCAATCCATCTCTGTGGATATGGAAAAGGTCTCTACTAGTTTTGCTACAG GAATCTCGGATATTGCTGAAACTTATGCAGCAGCTATACAAAATGGTCTCGCTGACAAGCAGGATGATCTCCCAAATCAAAAATCGGTGCAGGAGAAGGCTAAATCCATATCCAACCTTCTGAATTCCGATCAGACTAGCGCTGTCAGCAAGCTACAAGACGCCCTGCAGTACCTGGCCTACGTCGTCGTTTGCACTTCCATGCCAAGTGTGTAA
- the LOC133915493 gene encoding vacuolar protein sorting-associated protein 51 homolog — protein MATASGAAPPAMDEKARRTRDLLASFYNTDPSATATPASLPRPSPTAAPASPLDSINSTSFDPEIYMDVLVQQSNLEGLLQRHVKMAAEIKNLDTDLQMLVYENYNKFISATDTIKRMKTNIVGMEANMEQLLAKITSVQSKSDTVNTSLFDKRENIEKLHRTRNLLRKVQFIYDLPTRLNKCIKTEAYADAVRFFTGAKPIFEAYGDTSFQDCKKASEEAMDLVIQHLQAKLYSDSEPIEARAEAVVLLKQLNFPVDNLKSNLLEKLEDCLLSFQNEPTQASISDISKTFHAYLIIFPDSERRLIELAQALFSNRYETVRENLKKRIPSTDLLEMLRALWEDATAIDEVIPEAALPAFSLETTRDIIRQHIATAFLHLQSEISDALVRTNSTSNDKLEESQLQTSMETSKIKVSQGCIDLLQEFHHLIDGNTELLVKLRDLIIDWVQEGFQDFFQKLDGHFHVLSGRSKSFSQESSTLDSVQIDKVPTVLVLMLAQLCVYIEQTTIPKVTEDLASSFSGGGARSYEYGPPFVPGEICRLYRSSGEKFLHHYINIKTQKISKLLNKRFTTPVWIKHKEPREVNMFVDLLLLEFNGVVSEVKQILPCGLIRRHRHSDSTGSTTSSRSNPMREDMLNRSNTHRARSQFLENHLAKLFEQKMEIFTKVEYTQESVISTVLKLSLKSLQEFVRLQTFNRSGFQQIQLDLEFLKSSLKEFIDDEAAVSFLLKEVNNAAHERCLDPIPLEPPILDKLINTKLAKIKEQNPNMQ, from the exons ATGGCGACAGCCAGTGGCGCCGCGCCGCCAGCAATGGACGAGAAGGCTCGGCGCACGCGCGACCTCCTCGCCAGCTTCTACAACACTGACCCCTCCGCGACCGCGACTCCCGCGTCCCTGCCGCGGCCCTCCCCCACCGCCGCCCCCGCGTCGCCCCTCGACTCCATCAACTCCACCTCCTTCGATCCCGAGATCTACATGGACGTCCTG GTGCAACAATCAAATCTCGAAGGTCTTCTACAGAGGCATGTGAAGATGGCCGCCGAGATCAAGAACCTAGACACAGACTTACAGATGCTAGTGTATGAGAATTATAACAAGTTTATTAGTGCAACTGACACTATAAAAAG AATGAAGACTAACATTGTTGGAATGGAGGCAAACATGGAGCAGCTCCTTGCAAAG ATAACATCGGTGCAATCAAAAAGTGACACAGTGAATACATCTCTTTTCGACAAAAGGGAAAACATAGAGAAATTACACCGTACACGCAATCTCCTCCGAAAAGTTCAA TTCATATATGACCTGCCAACTCGTCTTAACAAATGCATCAAGACAGAAGCATATGCAGATGCTGTCAGGTTTTTTACCGGAGCAAAACctatttttgag GCCTATGGTGATACGTCCTTTCAAGACTGTAAAAAGGCATCTGAGGAGGCAATGGATTTAGTTATACAACACCTTCAG GCAAAGTTATATTCAGATTCTGAACCTATTGAAGCAAGAGCAGAAGCCGTAGTGCTTCTTAAACAACTGAACTTTCCG GTGGACAATCTAAAGTCAAATCTACTCGAGAAATTAGAAGATTGCCTCTTGAGTTTCCAGAATGAGCCCACACAG GCTTCAATCAGCGACATTTCAAAGACATTCCATGCTTATTTAATAATATTTCCTGATTCAGAACGGCGTCTCATTGAACTTGCACAAGCTTTGTTCTCAAA CCGATATGAAACAGTAAGAGAGAATCTGAAGAAAAGAATTCCATCGACAGATCTACTGGAGATGCTAC GAGCCTTGTGGGAGGATGCAACCGCCATTGATGAAGTTATACCAGAGGCTGCGCTACCAGCTTTTTCTTTAGAG ACTACTCGAGACATTATTAGGCAACATATAGCAACTGCCTTTCTTCATCTTCAAAGTGAAATATCAG ATGCACTGGTCAGAACAAATTCAACATCAAATGATAAGTTAGAAGAGTCACAGCTGCAAACTTCTATGGAAACAAGCAAAATCAAAGTATCCCAAGGATGCATAGATCTCCTGCAG GAATTTCACCATCTTATAGATGGCAATACAGAGTTGCTTGTAAAGTTGAGAGATTTGATTATTGATTGGGTACAAGAAGGTTTTCAAGATTTTTTCCAGAAACTCGATGGACATTTTCATGTGCTTTCTGGGAGAAGTAAGAGTTTCTCACAAGAGTCAAGTACTCTGGATTCTGTGCAGATTGATAAGGTCCCAACAGTGTTGGTGCTTATGCTTGCACAACTCTGTGTTTACATTGAACAAACAACAATTCCTAAAGTTACAGAG GATCTGGCTTCTTCATTTTCTGGAGGTGGTGCACGTAGCTATGAATATGGACCACCTTTTGTACCTGGAGAGATATGTCGGCTATATCGTTCATCTGGGGAGAAATTCTTACACCAT TACATAAATATAAAGACTCAGAAGATCTCGAAACTTCTTAATAAGCGATTTACAACACCGGTCTGGATAAAG CACAAGGAACCGCGTGAAGTCAACATGTTTGTTGATCTACTTCTCCTAGAG TTCAATGGTGTGGTATCTGAAGTCAAGCAGATCTTACCTTGTGGTTTAATTCGGCGACATCGGCATTCAGATAGCACTGGCAGCACGACTTCCTCTAGAAGCAATCCGATGAGAGAAGACATGTTGAACCGATCAAACACACACCGTGCTAGAAGTCAGTTTTTAGAAAACCATCTAGCGAAGTTATTCGAGCAGAAAATGGAAATATTCACCAAAGTTGAATACACACAG GAATCTGTAATTTCTACTGTCCTCAAGCTCTCCCTGAAAAGTTTACAAGAATTTGTCCGACTTCAGACTTTCAACAGAAGTGGATTTCAGCAGATTCAGCTGGATTTGGAATTTCTCAAGAGCTCCCTTAAGGAATTTATTGATGATGAAGCAGCTGTTAGCTTTTTACTCAAAGAG GTGAACAATGCTGCCCATGAGAGATGTCTTGACCCAATCCCTCTTGAGCCCCCCATATTGGATAAGCTCATAAATACAAAACTAGCAAAAATTAAAGAGCAAAACCCAAATATGCAGTAG